The following are encoded in a window of Castanea sativa cultivar Marrone di Chiusa Pesio chromosome 5, ASM4071231v1 genomic DNA:
- the LOC142634748 gene encoding F-box/FBD/LRR-repeat protein At5g56420-like, giving the protein MDSKREKFTVDDGDVVVDRISELPEDVLQHILSFLPTKQVFQSTLLSTRWKHVWTTFPILKFDETSVLWSTEKKNNPEVKIKRRNFYKFLNKCLRLRSRQSQRPHIKNFTLEVSVQNHKSKSRVDRWIRFAVKSNVEELILFFGGSRIRYRLPHSVLVAKSLTVLTLHYLKLDSIRSDINLPSLKRLSLLGVYADNQIIQNLIVGCPMIEDMGISCCRGIKCLKIFGLPKVMKILVQNNHLDMLELEASNLRDLCIIEGRLSELNLLPLKNLKMLFLNTPNVTEKWFNDNLSGFPLLENLELAISWKE; this is encoded by the coding sequence ATGGATTCTAAGAGAGAAAAGTTCACAGTTGATGATGGTGATGTAGTAGTTGATCGTATATCTGAGTTGCCAGAAGATGTTTTGCAACACATTCTGTCCTTCCTTCCTACCAAACAAGTATTTCAATCTACTCTTTTGTCTACACGATGGAAACATGTGTGGACTACATTCCCCATTCTAAAATTCGATGAAACCTCCGTGTTGTGGAGTacagaaaagaagaataatCCGGAAGTCAAGATAAAGAGACGTAACTTTTACAAGTTCTTGAATAAATGTTTACGATTACGAAGCCGCCAAAGTCAGAGACCACATATAAAGAATTTTACATTAGAGGTTAGCGTGCAGAATCACAAATCCAAGTCTCGTGTTGACCGCTGGATAAGGTTTGCGGTTAAGAGTAATGTTGAAGAGCTGATTCTTTTCTTTGGTGGGTCTCGTATACGTTATCGCTTGCCTCATAGTGTTTTGGTTGCAAAATCTTTAACTGTGTTGACACTACACTATCTTAAGTTGGATTCAATTCGTAGTGATATAAACTTACCATCTTTGAAAAGATTGTCTTTATTAGGCGTTTATGCAGATAATCAAATTATTCAGAATCTGATTGTTGGGTGTCCTATGATAGAAGACATGGGAATTTCGTGCTGTCGGGGCATTAAGTGTTTAAAGATTTTTGGTCTCCCTAAAGTCATGAAAATTCTGGTACAAAACAATCACCTTGATATGCTTGAATTGGAGGCATCAAATCTTCGAGATCTATGTATAATCGAGGGTCGGCTATCTGAGCTCAACTTGCTTcctttaaaaaatctaaaaatgttatttctAAATACACCAAATGTAACGGAAAAGTGGTTTAATGATAATCTTTCTGGATTTCCACTCCTTGAGAACTTAGAGCTAGCTATAAGCTGGAAAGAATAA